CGGTGTTGACGATCACCCCGGCTTCCTCGCCCTCGATCCCCGCTGCGATCAGCCGCGCGGCGAATTTCGAAATCATGTTGAAGGTGCCGATCAGGTTCACTTCGATCGTCTTGCGATACACGTCGAGCGAGTGGGGCAGGCCCTCCTTGTTGACGAGGCGCACCGCCGGGGCGACGCCCGCACAGTTGACCAGCACGCGGGCCGGGCCGTGCAGTGCTTCGGCGGCGGCGAAGCCGGCATTGGCCGAATCCTCGTCCGCGACATTCACCTTGAAGAAGGCCCCGCCGATCTCGGCCGCGGCTGCGGCGCCGACTTCCTCGTTCAGATCGAAGATGGCGACTTTCGCGCCGTTCGCTGCCAGCATCTTCGCCGTGGCGTTGCCC
Above is a genomic segment from Sphingomonas sp. G-3-2-10 containing:
- a CDS encoding SDR family NAD(P)-dependent oxidoreductase — translated: MQVQGIAAVVTGGASGLGNATAKMLAANGAKVAIFDLNEEVGAAAAAEIGGAFFKVNVADEDSANAGFAAAEALHGPARVLVNCAGVAPAVRLVNKEGLPHSLDVYRKTIEVNLIGTFNMISKFAARLIAAGIEGEEAGVIVNTASVAAIDGQIGQAAYASSKGGVVGLTLPAARDLAQHRIRVVTIAPGIFLTPMLMGLPQPAQDSLGQQVPHPSRLGKPAEYAQLVEAIVTNPMLNGEVIRLDGAIRMAPR